From one Streptomyces sp. ICC1 genomic stretch:
- a CDS encoding DUF5719 family protein, with translation MKQRVPLTLAAVTAALAAVTGLAALTAPAAGRAAAAAPAGGEAARMPVERSLLVCPAPSTSDIAETVYTAFTPGAAAAGGKGSARLLGATKDAKPVLELKEPGKPLGAKASGAEAPALTGTADGFLAPGWSAQQTTVVSVGRTRGVLGVGCTAPGTDFWFPGVSTAKGREDYVHVTNPDDTAAVVDIKLFGPDGAVKTEAGTSENIRIDPKSSKAIALSSLAPGAQIADVTAHVTTRAGRVGATAQAGEEGVGADWLPASVDPSGTLVLPGIPADATSVRLVAFAPGEEDADLKVRLAGPGGSISPAGNEQLHVKAGMTASADLKDVTRGEAGSLVLSPADGKQAVPVVAAVRIVRGSGAKQDIGFVQAAAPVGTRATVPDNRADENATVLSLTAASGADAKVKVTASPGTEGGEPASQEVTVKAGTTQNITLAPAGGKGAYALTVETLSGGPVHAARTLTLPRDGIPMFTVQTLSDDRSTVSVPRATQDLSVLTD, from the coding sequence GTGAAGCAGCGCGTACCCCTGACGCTCGCCGCCGTCACGGCGGCGCTGGCCGCCGTCACCGGCCTCGCCGCGCTCACCGCGCCCGCCGCGGGCCGGGCGGCCGCGGCCGCCCCGGCCGGCGGGGAAGCGGCCCGGATGCCGGTCGAGCGGTCCCTGCTGGTGTGCCCCGCGCCCAGCACCTCCGACATCGCCGAGACCGTGTACACGGCGTTCACCCCGGGCGCGGCCGCCGCCGGCGGCAAGGGCTCCGCCCGGCTGCTCGGCGCGACCAAGGACGCCAAGCCCGTACTGGAGCTCAAGGAGCCCGGGAAGCCGCTGGGCGCCAAGGCCTCGGGCGCCGAAGCCCCCGCGCTCACCGGCACCGCCGACGGATTCCTCGCTCCCGGCTGGAGCGCGCAGCAGACCACGGTCGTCTCCGTCGGCCGCACCCGCGGCGTGCTCGGCGTCGGCTGCACCGCGCCCGGCACCGACTTCTGGTTCCCCGGCGTGAGCACCGCCAAGGGGCGCGAGGACTACGTCCACGTCACCAACCCCGACGACACGGCCGCCGTGGTCGACATCAAGCTGTTCGGCCCCGACGGCGCGGTCAAGACCGAAGCGGGCACCAGCGAGAACATCCGGATCGACCCCAAGTCCAGCAAGGCGATCGCCCTGTCCTCCCTGGCCCCCGGCGCCCAGATCGCGGACGTCACGGCCCACGTGACGACCCGCGCGGGCCGGGTCGGAGCCACCGCCCAGGCGGGCGAGGAGGGCGTCGGCGCCGACTGGCTGCCCGCCTCCGTCGACCCGTCGGGCACGCTCGTCCTGCCCGGCATCCCGGCGGACGCCACCTCCGTACGGCTGGTCGCCTTCGCGCCCGGCGAGGAGGACGCGGACCTGAAGGTCAGGCTGGCCGGGCCGGGCGGCTCGATCAGCCCGGCGGGCAACGAGCAGCTGCACGTCAAGGCGGGCATGACCGCCAGCGCCGACCTCAAGGACGTCACCCGGGGCGAGGCGGGCTCGCTCGTGCTGTCCCCGGCCGACGGCAAGCAGGCCGTGCCGGTGGTCGCGGCGGTACGGATCGTCCGCGGCAGCGGAGCCAAGCAGGACATCGGCTTCGTCCAGGCGGCCGCCCCGGTGGGCACCCGGGCGACCGTCCCCGACAACCGCGCCGACGAGAACGCGACGGTGCTCTCGCTGACGGCCGCGTCCGGAGCCGACGCCAAGGTCAAGGTGACGGCCTCACCGGGCACGGAGGGCGGCGAGCCGGCCTCCCAGGAGGTCACGGTCAAGGCGGGCACCACGCAGAACATCACCCTCGCCCCGGCGGGCGGCAAGGGCGCCTACGCCCTGACGGTGGAGACCCTCTCCGGCGGCCCGGTCCACGCGGCCCGCACCCTGACCCTGCCGCGCGACGGCATCCCGATGTTCACGGTCCAGACCCTCTCGGACGACCGCTCGACGGTCTCGGTCCCCCGTGCCACCCAGGACCTCTCGGTCCTGACGGACTGA
- a CDS encoding metallopeptidase family protein — protein sequence MRGPVAPPQVPLSASRSELFGDLVRDSVERLERRWPQLAEVEFLVGDVPGPPGGADAGWNDEAVPLGALVEAAGGRAARIVVFRRPVEIRTKSRDEKARLVHEIVVEQVAELLGLSPETVDPRYGQD from the coding sequence ATGCGCGGGCCCGTGGCCCCGCCGCAGGTGCCGCTGTCCGCGAGCCGGTCGGAGCTCTTCGGCGACCTCGTACGGGACTCCGTGGAGCGCCTGGAGCGGCGCTGGCCGCAGCTGGCGGAGGTGGAGTTCCTGGTCGGCGACGTGCCCGGTCCGCCGGGCGGGGCGGACGCGGGGTGGAACGACGAGGCGGTGCCGCTGGGCGCGCTGGTCGAGGCGGCGGGCGGGCGGGCGGCCCGGATCGTGGTGTTCCGCCGGCCGGTGGAGATCCGGACGAAGTCGCGGGACGAGAAGGCGCGGCTCGTCCACGAGATCGTGGTGGAGCAGGTGGCGGAGCTGCTGGGGCTGTCACCCGAGACGGTGGATCCGCGGTACGGACAGGACTAG
- a CDS encoding DUF3499 domain-containing protein gives MSLVRRCSRTACGRPAVATLTYVYADSTAVLGPLATYAEPHCYDLCAEHSERLTAPRGWDVVRLTDGSAPSRPTGDDLEALANAVREAARPPERAAGAGGGAGQGGHTGGETRRGHLRVLRSPDS, from the coding sequence GTGAGCCTTGTACGTCGCTGTTCGCGCACCGCGTGCGGCCGCCCTGCCGTCGCGACACTGACGTACGTCTACGCCGATTCGACCGCAGTTCTCGGCCCGCTCGCCACCTACGCCGAACCCCACTGCTACGACCTGTGCGCCGAGCACTCGGAGCGCCTGACCGCCCCGCGCGGCTGGGACGTCGTACGCCTCACCGACGGGTCCGCACCCTCCCGGCCCACCGGCGACGACCTCGAAGCCCTCGCCAACGCCGTACGGGAGGCCGCCAGGCCCCCGGAACGCGCGGCCGGCGCGGGAGGCGGCGCAGGTCAGGGCGGTCACACCGGCGGAGAGACACGCCGCGGACACCTGCGCGTCCTGCGCTCGCCGGACTCCTGA
- a CDS encoding phosphomannomutase/phosphoglucomutase: MATDLSNIVKAYDVRGVVPDEWDEPLAELFGAAFVEVTGATAIVIGHDMRPSSPGLSTAFARGAAARGVDVTLIGLCSTDQLYYASGKLDLPGAMFTASHNPARYNGIKLCRAGAAPVGQDTGLSAVRELVERWSDEGAPEIPAGTVPGTVTEQDSLPGYAAHLKGLVDLAAIRPLKVVVDAGNGMGGHTVPTVFEGLPLDLVSMYFELDGTFPNHEANPLDPKNIVDLQARVKAEGADLGIAFDGDADRCFIVDERGEGVSPSAITALVAARELARNGGTGTVIHNLITSWSVPEVVRENGGTPVRTRVGHSFIKEEMAKSGAIFGGEHSAHYYFKDFWNADTGMLAALHVLAALGGQDGPLSELVSSYDRYAGSGEINSTVADQAGRLAAVKAAYGSAPGVTLDELDGLTATAADWWFNLRASNTEPLLRLNVEARDTATLEKVRDEVLALVRA; the protein is encoded by the coding sequence GTGGCCACCGATCTTTCGAACATCGTCAAGGCTTACGACGTACGAGGTGTCGTACCGGACGAGTGGGACGAGCCGCTGGCCGAACTGTTCGGTGCCGCGTTCGTCGAGGTGACCGGAGCGACCGCGATCGTCATCGGTCACGACATGCGCCCCTCCTCGCCCGGCCTGTCCACCGCCTTCGCCCGCGGCGCGGCCGCCCGCGGCGTCGACGTCACCCTGATCGGGCTGTGCTCCACCGACCAGCTCTACTACGCCTCCGGCAAGCTGGACCTGCCCGGCGCCATGTTCACGGCCTCGCACAACCCGGCCCGGTACAACGGCATCAAGCTCTGCCGGGCCGGCGCCGCCCCCGTGGGCCAGGACACCGGCCTCTCCGCCGTCCGCGAGCTCGTCGAGCGCTGGAGCGACGAGGGCGCCCCCGAGATCCCCGCCGGCACCGTCCCGGGCACCGTCACCGAGCAGGACAGCCTCCCCGGCTACGCCGCCCACCTCAAGGGCCTGGTGGACCTCGCCGCCATCCGCCCCCTCAAGGTCGTCGTCGACGCGGGCAACGGCATGGGCGGCCACACCGTCCCCACCGTCTTCGAGGGCCTCCCGCTCGACCTCGTCTCCATGTACTTCGAACTGGACGGGACCTTCCCCAACCACGAGGCCAACCCCCTCGACCCGAAGAACATCGTCGACCTCCAGGCCCGCGTGAAGGCCGAGGGCGCCGACCTCGGCATCGCCTTCGACGGCGACGCCGACCGCTGCTTCATCGTGGACGAGCGCGGCGAGGGCGTCTCCCCGTCCGCCATCACCGCCCTCGTCGCCGCCCGCGAGCTGGCCCGCAACGGCGGCACCGGCACCGTGATCCACAACCTGATCACCTCCTGGTCCGTACCCGAGGTCGTCCGCGAGAACGGCGGCACCCCCGTCCGCACCCGCGTCGGTCACTCCTTCATCAAGGAGGAGATGGCCAAGTCCGGCGCCATCTTCGGCGGCGAGCACTCGGCGCACTACTACTTCAAGGACTTCTGGAACGCGGACACCGGCATGCTCGCCGCGCTCCACGTCCTCGCGGCCCTCGGCGGCCAGGACGGCCCCCTCTCCGAGCTGGTCTCCTCCTACGACCGCTACGCGGGCTCGGGCGAGATCAACTCCACGGTCGCCGACCAGGCCGGCCGCCTGGCCGCCGTCAAGGCCGCATACGGCTCCGCCCCCGGCGTCACCCTCGACGAGCTCGACGGCCTGACCGCCACGGCCGCCGACTGGTGGTTCAACCTGCGCGCCTCCAACACCGAGCCGCTCCTGCGCCTCAACGTCGAGGCCCGCGACACCGCGACCCTCGAAAAGGTCCGCGACGAGGTCCTCGCGCTCGTCCGCGCCTAG
- a CDS encoding Trm112 family protein: MPLEAGLLEILACPACHSPLEDKSADEQTPELICTGGKDCGLAYPVRDGIPVLLVDEARRPA, translated from the coding sequence ATGCCGCTCGAAGCCGGCCTTCTGGAGATCCTCGCCTGCCCCGCCTGCCACTCGCCCCTCGAGGACAAGTCGGCCGACGAGCAGACCCCCGAGCTGATCTGCACCGGAGGCAAGGACTGCGGTCTCGCCTACCCGGTCCGCGACGGCATCCCGGTGCTCCTCGTCGACGAGGCGCGCCGTCCCGCCTGA